In Zhaonella formicivorans, one DNA window encodes the following:
- a CDS encoding STAS domain-containing protein produces the protein MMHIETRTEKDTLIVTVKGELDLVIAEKFKITVEEALERSRAKNLVLDLEGVSFIDSSGLGAILGRYKTVTGQHGSMSIVNPQAPVKKILELSGILRILTIHQDMTSALAAM, from the coding sequence ATGATGCATATAGAGACTAGAACTGAAAAGGATACCTTAATCGTCACGGTTAAAGGGGAATTAGACCTTGTTATTGCAGAAAAATTCAAAATTACGGTGGAAGAAGCCTTGGAACGAAGTAGAGCTAAGAATTTAGTCCTGGATTTAGAAGGGGTATCTTTTATTGATAGTTCCGGACTGGGAGCAATTTTAGGCCGTTATAAAACGGTTACAGGGCAGCATGGCTCGATGTCAATAGTGAATCCCCAGGCCCCGGTAAAAAAGATCTTAGAACTATCAGGCATATTGCGTATTTTAACTATTCACCAAGATATGACTTCAGCGCTGGCTGCTATGTAG
- a CDS encoding purine-nucleoside phosphorylase has protein sequence MHNLKHKLEDSIGVINQVRGDLQPRVGLILGSGLGSLAEEITAKKVVPYKDIPHFPVSTVEGHAGQLVFGMLGKAPVMACQGRFHYYEGYTLSEVTYSVRVMQQLGIKILIVTNAAGGINKSFKPGDLMLISDHINLMGDNPLRGKNNPEMGPRFPDMSEAYSQKLGLLAQSAAAELGINLQTGVYAGVFGPSYETPAEIRYLRTIGADAVGMSTVPEVIVANHGGMEVLGISCITNMAAGVLDRKLNHDEVIETAEKVRVKFSGLIKRILDTI, from the coding sequence ATGCATAATCTAAAACACAAGTTAGAAGACAGTATAGGAGTAATTAACCAAGTCAGGGGAGATCTTCAGCCACGGGTCGGTTTAATTTTAGGATCAGGTTTAGGCTCATTGGCAGAAGAAATTACAGCAAAAAAAGTAGTTCCCTATAAAGATATCCCTCATTTCCCTGTTTCCACCGTTGAAGGCCATGCCGGACAACTTGTTTTTGGGATGCTGGGAAAGGCCCCGGTTATGGCCTGTCAAGGGCGCTTTCACTATTATGAAGGGTATACTCTGTCGGAAGTTACTTATTCGGTACGGGTGATGCAGCAATTAGGCATAAAAATTTTAATAGTTACCAATGCGGCGGGAGGTATTAACAAATCTTTTAAACCCGGGGATTTAATGCTTATTTCAGATCATATTAATCTAATGGGAGATAACCCTTTACGCGGTAAAAACAACCCTGAGATGGGCCCCCGGTTTCCCGATATGTCGGAAGCGTACTCTCAAAAATTAGGACTTTTAGCGCAAAGCGCGGCTGCTGAGCTAGGGATAAACTTGCAAACAGGCGTTTACGCAGGTGTGTTTGGCCCCAGCTATGAGACGCCCGCCGAAATCAGGTATTTGCGAACAATAGGTGCTGACGCGGTTGGGATGTCGACTGTACCGGAGGTGATTGTGGCTAACCACGGAGGCATGGAAGTGTTGGGAATTTCCTGCATAACCAATATGGCGGCAGGCGTTTTAGACCGCAAACTTAACCACGATGAGGTAATTGAAACCGCCGAAAAAGTGAGGGTCAAGTTTAGTGGTTTAATAAAAAGAATACTGGATACTATTTGA
- a CDS encoding phosphopentomutase encodes MIKRVLLIVLDSVGIGELPDAEKYGDTGSNTLGNIAATVGLKLPNMQNMGLGNIAPLHGIEPVTQPTAAFGKMAELSPGKDTTTGHWEIAGIILEKPFPTYPHGFPPEIIEEFERKTGRKVLGNKVASGTEIIGELGEEHLKTGRPIVYTSADSVFQIAAHEDIIPLTELYEMCKAARAILQGDHAVGRVIARPFIGSPGNFQRTANRHDYSLAPPSPTVLELIRNSGLEVVGVGKINDIYAGKGITRSVSIKHNMDGVDRTIEVFQEVASGLVFTNLVDYDSKYGHRNDPVGYAKALEEFDGRLPEILSVLDQEDVLIITADHGCDPTTPSTDHSREYVPLLIHGAKIKVGVNLGIRKSFADLGATVTDMLGVAPPPHGVSMYKLIALQEVSNA; translated from the coding sequence GTGATTAAAAGAGTTTTATTGATAGTTCTTGACAGCGTAGGGATTGGAGAACTCCCCGATGCGGAAAAGTACGGGGACACCGGCAGCAATACTCTTGGTAATATAGCCGCTACAGTCGGGCTTAAGTTACCTAACATGCAAAACATGGGCCTAGGCAATATAGCTCCTCTCCATGGAATTGAACCTGTAACGCAACCTACCGCCGCTTTTGGCAAAATGGCGGAGCTTTCACCGGGAAAGGACACAACAACCGGCCATTGGGAAATAGCGGGAATTATTTTGGAAAAACCATTTCCTACTTACCCCCATGGCTTTCCCCCTGAAATTATCGAGGAATTTGAGCGGAAAACAGGCAGGAAGGTATTAGGCAACAAAGTAGCTTCAGGGACAGAGATCATTGGAGAATTAGGTGAAGAGCATCTTAAAACCGGAAGGCCTATCGTTTATACTTCTGCTGACAGCGTGTTTCAGATCGCTGCTCATGAGGACATAATTCCCCTGACTGAATTATACGAAATGTGCAAAGCTGCCCGAGCAATTTTACAAGGCGACCATGCTGTGGGAAGGGTTATTGCCCGGCCATTTATAGGCTCACCGGGTAATTTCCAGAGAACAGCTAACCGGCATGACTATTCTTTGGCCCCGCCTAGCCCCACCGTGCTGGAATTAATAAGGAATAGCGGTTTGGAAGTAGTGGGGGTAGGAAAAATTAATGATATCTATGCAGGCAAAGGCATTACCAGGTCGGTATCAATTAAGCATAACATGGATGGCGTGGATCGTACCATTGAAGTTTTTCAAGAGGTAGCTTCAGGCTTGGTATTTACCAATCTTGTAGATTATGATTCCAAATACGGGCATCGCAATGATCCGGTTGGTTACGCCAAAGCTTTGGAAGAGTTTGATGGCCGTTTACCCGAAATTTTAAGTGTTTTAGATCAGGAGGATGTTTTGATCATTACCGCCGATCATGGCTGCGATCCTACAACACCCAGTACCGATCATTCCAGGGAGTATGTACCGCTTTTAATTCATGGAGCCAAAATAAAAGTAGGCGTTAATCTCGGAATTAGAAAGAGTTTTGCCGATTTGGGTGCAACAGTAACTGACATGTTGGGGGTAGCTCCGCCTCCCCACGGGGTGAGCATGTATAAATTAATTGCGTTACAGGAGGTCAGCAATGCATAA
- a CDS encoding D-alanyl-D-alanine carboxypeptidase family protein has translation MRRFKVLLLVLASLAGIWSLGIKTAYAEGPKLNAEGAILIEAESGQVLFEQDANKPWYPASITKTMTLALALEAVEKGKVKLSDIVQASENACSYGGSQVWLDPRDQFTLDQMLIAIAVGSANDASVAVAEHIAGTEENFVRQMNAKAKELGCTNTNFVNAHGLHDDNHYTSPADMAKIARYALSFPKILEYTSIKHYKFREAPKELILDNTNKLLWRYPGTDGLKTGTTSQAKRNLVSTVQRDNLRLIAVVMGADQKGGHFAESIKLYNWAFSQFGYKQFFGKGQVAAHTKVSKGVVGEIPLIAARKVGALMNKDQESKIETKAIIPDYIPAPVKKGQKVGEIQILQDGKIINKVDLLAKDSVAKATYWQLLKRTWRKVFSF, from the coding sequence ATGAGAAGATTTAAAGTTTTATTGCTGGTATTGGCTTCCCTGGCTGGTATATGGTCGCTGGGAATTAAAACCGCATACGCCGAAGGGCCTAAACTTAATGCTGAAGGAGCCATCTTAATCGAGGCGGAATCGGGGCAGGTTTTATTTGAACAGGATGCAAATAAACCTTGGTACCCCGCCAGCATAACGAAAACCATGACATTAGCCCTGGCGTTGGAAGCAGTGGAAAAAGGCAAGGTTAAACTAAGCGACATAGTACAAGCCAGTGAAAACGCCTGTAGCTATGGTGGTTCTCAGGTCTGGCTTGACCCCAGGGATCAGTTCACATTAGATCAAATGTTGATTGCTATTGCTGTCGGTTCAGCCAACGACGCCAGCGTAGCTGTTGCTGAACACATTGCAGGTACAGAAGAAAACTTTGTTAGGCAAATGAACGCTAAAGCAAAAGAGCTGGGCTGTACCAATACAAACTTTGTTAACGCTCACGGGCTGCATGATGATAACCATTATACATCACCGGCTGATATGGCCAAAATAGCGAGGTATGCCTTAAGCTTTCCCAAAATTTTGGAATACACCTCTATCAAACACTACAAGTTCCGTGAAGCACCAAAAGAACTGATTCTTGATAACACCAACAAATTGCTTTGGAGGTACCCGGGTACCGATGGGCTAAAAACCGGAACAACTTCTCAAGCCAAGCGCAACCTGGTTTCAACAGTGCAAAGGGATAACCTCCGGCTTATAGCGGTTGTCATGGGCGCGGATCAAAAGGGAGGGCATTTTGCTGAATCTATTAAACTATATAACTGGGCATTCTCTCAATTTGGCTATAAACAATTTTTTGGCAAAGGTCAGGTAGCTGCCCACACAAAAGTCAGTAAAGGAGTAGTGGGGGAAATACCGTTGATAGCCGCCCGCAAAGTTGGCGCTTTGATGAACAAGGACCAAGAAAGTAAAATCGAAACAAAGGCCATCATTCCCGATTATATTCCCGCACCTGTTAAAAAAGGACAAAAAGTAGGCGAAATTCAAATCTTGCAAGACGGTAAAATAATAAATAAAGTAGACTTATTAGCAAAGGATAGTGTTGCTAAGGCCACTTACTGGCAGTTGTTAAAGCGGACTTGGCGTAAAGTCTTCAGTTTTTAA